From a single Sediminibacterium sp. KACHI17 genomic region:
- the miaB gene encoding tRNA (N6-isopentenyl adenosine(37)-C2)-methylthiotransferase MiaB yields MNTMLTTDKVHDEARQGEAFQPFANDPNQYKKHFYIESYGCAMNFADSEVVASILNGAGFGATRNLEEANLILLNTCSIREKAEQTVRKRLTEFRKIKERTPGMLIGMLGCMAERLKAQLLEQEKLVDLVVGPDAYRSLPALIEEAESGQKAVNVLLSRDETYGDIAPIRLDSNGISAFVSIMRGCNNMCSFCVVPFTRGRERSRDAHSIIQEVQALCDKGYKEVTLLGQNVDSYYWIDEQKDETVTFAALLEKVALISPDLRVRFSTSHPKDITDEVLFTMAKYENICKYIHLPVQSGSSRILQLMNRTYTREWYMAKVDRIRELLPDCGISSDIIAGFCTETEEDHQETLSIMQYSGYDMSYMFFYSERPGTLAARRYEDDIPEEVKKRRLQEIVDLQGELSRQSNLKDLGKTFKVLVEGNSRKSESDWMGRNSQNKVIVFPKKDLNEDLKGTYVMVKVTDCTKTTLRGEREL; encoded by the coding sequence ATGAATACAATGCTTACTACAGATAAAGTGCATGATGAAGCCCGTCAGGGAGAAGCATTTCAGCCATTCGCTAATGATCCAAATCAGTATAAAAAGCATTTTTATATTGAGAGTTATGGCTGTGCAATGAATTTTGCAGATAGTGAGGTGGTGGCCTCGATCTTAAATGGTGCCGGTTTTGGTGCGACCCGAAATCTTGAAGAAGCCAATCTGATTTTATTGAATACCTGCTCCATTCGTGAAAAAGCAGAACAAACGGTCCGTAAAAGATTAACAGAGTTTCGCAAGATCAAAGAACGTACACCGGGAATGCTGATTGGCATGCTGGGTTGTATGGCTGAGCGATTAAAAGCCCAGTTACTCGAGCAAGAAAAACTGGTGGACCTGGTGGTTGGTCCTGATGCGTACAGAAGTTTACCGGCACTGATCGAAGAAGCGGAATCCGGACAGAAAGCCGTGAATGTTTTGTTGAGCCGCGATGAAACTTATGGTGACATCGCTCCCATTCGTTTAGATAGCAATGGAATCAGTGCTTTTGTATCGATTATGCGTGGCTGTAATAATATGTGCAGCTTCTGTGTTGTACCATTTACAAGAGGACGAGAAAGAAGTCGTGATGCGCATTCGATCATTCAAGAAGTACAAGCATTATGTGATAAGGGTTACAAAGAAGTAACCTTATTGGGACAAAACGTGGACAGTTACTATTGGATCGATGAGCAAAAAGATGAAACCGTAACATTTGCAGCTCTTCTTGAGAAAGTGGCATTGATCAGTCCGGATCTCAGGGTTCGATTCAGTACCTCACATCCAAAAGACATTACGGATGAGGTATTGTTCACCATGGCTAAATATGAGAATATCTGTAAGTACATACACTTACCGGTACAGAGTGGAAGTTCCAGAATCCTACAATTGATGAACAGAACTTATACCCGTGAATGGTATATGGCCAAAGTAGATCGTATCAGAGAACTACTACCCGACTGCGGCATTAGTTCTGATATCATCGCAGGTTTTTGTACGGAAACGGAGGAAGATCATCAGGAAACACTCAGTATCATGCAGTACAGTGGCTATGATATGAGCTATATGTTCTTCTACAGTGAAAGACCCGGAACATTGGCAGCCAGAAGATATGAAGATGACATTCCTGAAGAAGTGAAGAAAAGAAGGTTGCAGGAGATCGTAGATCTTCAAGGTGAATTATCTCGTCAGAGCAACTTAAAAGATCTGGGTAAAACCTTTAAAGTATTGGTCGAAGGTAATAGCCGTAAAAGTGAATCTGATTGGATGGGAAGAAACAGCCAGAATAAGGTCATTGTTTTCCCAAAGAAAGATCTGAATGAAGATCTGAAAGGTACTTATGTAATGGTGAAAGTAACCGACTGTACCAAGACAACACTGCGTGGAGAAAGAGAACTGTAA